Genomic DNA from Mesorhizobium sp. 131-2-1:
GTCGCGCCCGAGAAGGACGAGCCCTATTTCCATGCCGCCTGGGAGAGGCGGGCGCTGGGCGTCACGCTGACCGCCGGCGCCATGGGCGCCTGGAATATCGACGAGAGCCGGCACGCGCGGGAATCGCTGCATCCGGCCGACTACTATTCGTCGAGCTACTACCAGATCTGGATCAAGGCGCTGGAAGTGCTCCTGAAGCGCCACGGCTTCGTTACGGAGAGCGATCTCAAGGCGGGCAAGGCGGTCGATCCGGCAGCGACTCCCAAGAGGGTGCTGAAGGCGGAGAACGTGCCGGCGGCGCTGGCCAAGGGCGGGCCTTGCAACCGGCCGATCGCCACGCCGGCGCGCTTCAAGGCCGGCGAACGGGTGCAAACGAAGAATTTCAACCCGACCGGCCACACGCGGCTGCCACGCTATGCGCGCGGCAAGCAAGGCACCGTCGAGGCGGTGCGCGACAACTTCGTCTTTCCCGACAGCAATGCGCATGGGCGAGGCGAGAACCCGCAATGGGTCTATACGGTGGTCTTCGACGGCACGGAGATCTGGGGCGAAGGCGCCGACCCGATGCTCACCGTGTCGATCGACGCCTGGGAAAGCTATCTTGAGCCGGCGTGAAGACCTGCCGGCGGGCTTCGACGAGCCGGTCTTCGCCGAGCCGTGGCAGGCCGAGGCCTTCGCCATGACGGTGGCGCTGCACGACAAGGGGCTGTTTTCCTGGAGCGAATGGGCGGATGCCCTGGCCGCCGAAGTGAAGAGGCCGGATGCCGCAAGCGACGGCCACGACTATTACGAGCACTGGCTGGCGGCCCTGGAAAGCCTGCTGTCGGCCAAGGGCGTCGCCGGCAAGAACGATGTCGATGCGCTTGCCGCGGCCTGGGAGCGCGCGGCACATGCCACCCCTCACGGCAAGCCGATCCTGCTGGAGAACGATCCTGGGTCGATCCCTTAGGGTGATGGCGACCAGCCAGACCCGGCTTGGATTTGGCCGACTACCGGTTGCAGACGTCTCGTCGACCTGCAACCATATGGTCATGATGGAAAAGTCCGCCGCGCCATGGCCTTTGCTGCAAATTGCGATCGAGCCAAAGAGGAGGGTCGATCAAGAGAAGCTGCTTGTCGCCTTGTCCGGACTTGCGGACGAAGGTCCCGAACTGCGCATTACACAGGACGAGGAATCCGGCCAGATAATCATCGGCGGCAGGGACGAACGCCACCTGGAGATCGTGGTCGGCCGCGTGATCGACGAGTTTGAGATCGGCGTGAATGTCGGTGCTCCGCAGGTGGCCTATCGCGAGACGATCACCCACACCCGCGAACAGGACTACACGCACAAGAGCATATTCGGCGGCAAGGGACAGTTCGCCCGCGTTAAGATTGTGTTCGAGCCGGACTCGTACAACGCTGACTTCGTTTTCACATCCAGGATTGTCGGTGACGCGGTTCCGAACCAATACGTGGCGGGGGTCGAAAAGGGGCTGCGCAGCGTATTGTCGGCGGGGCCGTTTGCAGGCTTCCCAATGATAGGCGTCAAGGCGACCTTGGTGGACGGCGCCTGTCACGAAACCGACTCTTCGGCTTCTGCTTTCGAGATCGCCAGTCGCGCCTGCTTCAGGGAAGCAGCGCCCAAACTTGGCGTGCGACTGCTCGAGCCGATCATGAAGGTAGAGGTGGTGACGCCGGAGGATTATGTCCGCGACATTGCCAGCGACCTGAAGAGCCGTCGCGGCAAGATCGAGAGTCAAGAAACCCGGGGGATGGAAGTCGTCGTCAATGCGCTCGTGCCGCTCGCAAACATGTTCAAGCTGGAGGATACGCTCCGGTCGCGTTCGAAAGGGCAAGCGCGCGTCAGTGTCAGCTATGCCGGATACGTTCCTGTCCCCCTTCCACCCGACGATCGCGACCCGCCGGCCGCGATGGCCCTTGCCTGATCTCCACGCCGTTCGAATCCAGCCGAGACGCGATAAGATTTGTTCCCTTTACGTTCTTGTTGGCGCCTGATAATTTGAACCGTCGTAGACGCCGAGTTCACCACCGGCGGCGGTCGATATGGTGGCGGCTGTCTTGTCTTTCCCTCGCGAATCCGGTCTGTCGAGCCGATGGAATTCTCCCCCCAACAGGACGAGGCTCTGAAAGCGGTCGCGCGCTGGCTCAAGGAAGGCCGGCCGCAGATCTTCCGGCTGTTCGGCTATGCCGGCACCGGTAAGACGACGCTGGCGCGCTATTTCGCCGAGCATGTCGACGGCCAGGTTCAGTTCGCCGCCTTCACAGGCAAGGCGGCGCAGGTGCTGCGCTCCAAGGGCGCAGTCAATGCCCGTACCATCCATTCGCTGATCTACAGGCCGAAGGGTGAGGAATCGGTCTCGGACGAGGTGACCGGCAAGACCTCGATCTCGCCGACCTTCTCGCTCAACCGGCAAAGCCCAATCGCGCGCGCCAAGCTGGTCGTCATCGACGAATGCTCGATGGTCGACGAGCAGCTCGGCCGCGACCTCATGAGTTTCGGGACGCCGATCCTGGTGCTCGGCGATCCGGCGCAGCTGCCGCCAATTTCGGGTGGCGGCTTCTTCACAGAGCACGAGCCGGATGTGCTGCTCACCGAGATCCACCGCCAGGCGCGCGACAATCCGATCATCCGGCTGGCGCTCGACGTGCGCGAAGGCCGCGAGTTCATGCGTGGCGACTACGGCACGGTGCAGGTCATCGGCAAGGAGGACGTCAACCAGGAGCTGGTGCTGAAGGCCGACCAGGTGCTGGTCGGCACCAACCGCACGCGCCGGCGCTATAACCAGCGGCTGCGCGAATTGAAGGGGTTCAACGCCGACTTCCCGCAGGCCGGCGACAAGCTGGTCTGCCTGCGCAACGATCCCGCCAAGGGCCTGCTCAACGGCTCGCTGTGGAAGGTCATGACCTCGTCGCGCGAGACGGTGAAGCCCGGCATCAATCTCCTGGTGTCGCCGGAAGAAGACGATCCGGATCGTGGTGTCGCCAAGATCAAGCTGCTCAAGGCCGCATTCGAGGATCCCGACGCGGAGATCCCCTGGCAGCAGAAGAAGCGTTTCGACGACTTCGACTATGGCTATGCGCTGACCGTGCACAAGGCGCAGGGCTCGCAGTGGAACGACGTCGTGCTGTTCGATGAAAGCTGGGCGTTCAAGGAAACGCGCCAGCGTTGGCTTTATACCGCGATCACGCGGGCGGCGGAGCGGCTGACCGTCGTCAGATAGGCCGATTTGGCATCAGCGGCGACCGATCGGCCTGGCGCCGAGCCAGCGCCAGGCATCTGCCTCGTCTTCCGCCTCGAAATGCCGCAACTCGAAGGGCAGGGGCGCGGCGAAGAAACCTTGCGCGTAAGGCACCCAGTCGGGCTCACCGACCGCGGCGCAGCGACGGACATGCTCCAGCGCGTGGGCCGTGCCCTGCTTGACGGTGTCATCCAACACATTGGCCCAGTCGACGCCTTCGTGGTCCACCATGCGCACCAGAACGTCGATTTTGGGGTGAAGCGCATAGGCCGCCTCGAGCAGGCCGAACAGGTTTTCCGCATCGGCTGGCGCGACATGGCCGACCACATCGATGGCGAACAGCGTGTCGCGATCGGTGTCGATACGGCGGATTGCCGGCACGGCGTCGAGAAAATTCAAGGCGCTATTCCATTGCTGGACATCGTTCCTCCCACTGGAACACCCGAAACCCTCTGTCTGTTCCCGCCAAAGACGCTATAGATGCGCGCGATCCGTGCCGGGGTTGCCTCTCGGCCGCCCAGAAGGAGCCAGACCCGAAGCCATGCCCGCCAAGCTCTCCGTGAACCTCAACGCCATCGCCATGCTGCGCAACCGCCGCGACCTGCCGTGGCCGAGCGTCATCGGGCTCGGGCGTATCGCCCTTGCCGCCGGCGCGCATGGGCTGACCGTGCATCCGCGACCCGACGAACGGCACACGCGGCGCACGGACCTGCCTCAGATCAGGGCGCTGATCGACGACGAGTTCCCGAAAGCGGAATTCAACATCGAGGGCCACCCCACCGAGGAGTTCCTGGCGCTTGTGGAACAGCACCAGCCTGACCAGGTGACCTTGGTGCCGGACGATCCGAGCCAGGCGACGTCGGACCATGGCTGGAACTTCATCGCCGACGCGGCGTTCCTCACTCCGATCGTCAAGCGGCTGAAGAAGGGGGGCTTTCGCGTGTCACTGTTCTCCGATTCGGATCCCGGTGGCATCAATGCCGCCCGCGACACCGGCGCCGACCGTGTCGAGCTCTATACCGGCCCCTACGGCAGTTGCCATTCCGATTCCGCAAAGGCGGCCAAAGAGCTGGAAAGATTGGGAAAAACCGCCGATGCGGCGTTTGCCGCCGGGCTGCAGGTCAATGCCGGGCACGACCTGACGGTGGACAATCTGCCGGCGCTGGCCAGGCGCATTCCGGCATTGGCCGAAGTGTCAATCGGACACGGGTTGACAGCCGATGCGTTGGAGTATGGCATGGCCGGAACGGTGGGGCGGTTCCTCGGGGCTTGCGGGTGGTAGAGAGGCTAGCCTCGCGTTGCCGGCATGGGAGCCATTACGCGACGGCACTTGATATTGCATCGCAGCAAGCGTAGAGCACCGCGCGTTTATCGGAGTGTCGTTTATGGCCCTTGCCAACACTGGTAGTGAGGCAGAACCCGTCGACCAATCGAGCCATCCAGAAATCGAGCAGCACAGCACCAAGGTTCTGATGCTGGGCGCACTGGGTGTCGTCTATGGCGATATCGGCACCAGCCCGATCTACGCGTTCCGCGAGGCGCTGGTGGCGTCGTCGGGCGGCGAAGTCGCTGAGCGCGGCGACATTCTCGGCGTCCTGTCGCTGATCATCTGGTCGCTGACCATCATCGTCACCATCAAATACATCATGTTCGTGCTGAGGGCCGACAACCGCGGCGAGGGCGGGGTGCTGTCGCTGATGGCGCTGGCGCGCGGCAGCTTCCCGACGCGGTCGGCAATCATCCTCGGCGTCGGCATTGTCGGCGCTTCGCTGTTTTTCGGCGATGCGGTGATTACGCCGGCGATCTCGGTGCTGTCGGCGGTCGAGGGCATGAACGTCGTAACTCCCGCGTTCCAGCCCTATGTGGTGCCGCTGACGCTGGTCATCTTGGCGATCCTGTTTTCGGTGCAGCGGTTCGGCACTGGCGGTGTCGCGTTGATCTTCGGCCCGATCACCGCGGTCTGGTTCCTGGCGATCGGCCTGTCCGGCCTCAACCACATCATCGACGATCCCGAGATACTGCTGGCGGTCAGCCCGCATTACATCGTCGCCTTCCTGATCCATTCGCCCGATGTGGCCTTCGTCACCATCGGCGCCATCTTCCTTGCCGTCACAGGCGCCGAGGCGCTCTATGCCGACCTCGGCCATTTCGGCCGCAAGCCGATCGTGCTCGCCTGGCTGGCGATCGTTTTTCCATGCCTGCTGCTCAACTATGCGGGGCAAGGCGCCTTCGTGCTGGCGAAGAACGGCGTTGTCGGCCATCCATTTTTCGAAATGAACGAGGGCTGGACGCTGATCCCGATGGTGGTGCTGGCGACCGCTGCGACCGTGATCGCCAGCCAGGCGGTGATCTCCGGCGCCTTTTCGCTGACCAGGCAAGCGGTGCAGCTCAACATGCTGCCCAGACTCGAGATCCTGCACACGTCGGAAAAGCAGTCCGGGCAGATCTACATGCCGCGCGTCAATCTGCTGCTGGCACTGGTGGTGATGCTTTTGGTGGTCGGCTTCGGCGAATCCAGCAAGCTCGCCTCGGCCTACGGCATCTCGGTGACCGGCAACATGCTGGTGACGACGGTGCTGCTCTACGTCGTCATGTCGCGCATCTGGAAATGGCAGTCGTGGCTGGCAATCAGCCTGACGGCGCTGTTCGCCTTCATCGACATCGGCTTTTTCGCCTCCAACATCGTCAAGGTGTTCGAGGGCGGTTGGGCGTCGTTGGCCGTAGCTTTCGCAATCATCATGGCCATGTGGACCTGGGTGCGCGGCAGCCGCTATCTCTTCGACAAGACGCGCCGCAACGAGATCCCGCTCGATTTCCTGGCCGGCAATCTGTTGAAGAAGAAGCCGCAGCTGGTGTCCGGCACGGCCGTGTTTCTGACCAGCGATCCGCTGAGCGCGCCGACCGCGCTGATGCACAGCCTCAAGCACTACAAGGTGCTGCACGAGCAGAACGTCATCCTGTCGGTGGTGACGGCGCCGCAGCCGGTGGTGCCCGACAGCGACCGCGTCAAGATGGAGACGGTCAACGAGCTGTTCATGCGGGTGACGCTGACCTTCGGCTATATGGAGCAGCCCAACATTCCGCGCGCGCTTGCCATCTGCCGCAAGCAGGGCTGGAAGTTCGACATCATGACGACGTCCTTCTTCCTGTCGCGGCGCTCTCTCAAGGCCTCGCCCAATTCCGGCATGCCTCTTTGGCAGGATCGGCTGTTCATCGGCCTGGCCCGCACGGCGGCCGATGCGACAGAGTATTTCCAGATTCCCACGGGCCGGGTCGTGGAGATCGGCACGCAGGTGGCGATTTAGTAGCGTCGCAAAGGCCGTGCCGCGCGGCACGGCCTTCGCACAGAATGCGTCGCCTCAGCCGGCGAGCGCGGCCTTGTTGGTTTCGAGGAACTGCTTCAGCGATTGCGGCTTGCGTCCCGACAGCGTCTCGATCGCGTCCGTCACCATGCCGATGCGGCCGGAGCGGGTGTTGGCGTCGAAGGAAACGATGACGCGGGCGAATTCCTCGGGAACGCCGGCCGCCTTCACGCCTTCGGTCAGGGCCTCGTCGGGCAGTTGAATGACGTCCAGCGGCTTGCCGGTGACCTCGCTGACAAGGGCGGCGATCTCGCTCGTCGTATAGGCTTGCGGGCCGGTCAGCGTGTAGATCCGGCTTTCGGTCGAGCTGGAAGCGAGGCCGGCGGCAATCGCGGCGGCCATGTCGTCGCGCGCGGCATGGGCGATGCGCCCGTCACCCGCCGACGTGTACCACTTGCCCGAGGCGATGGCGTGCGGCAGCGCCAGGAACAGGTTCTCCTGGTACCAGCCGTTGCGGAAGATCGTGTAGGCAATTCCGCTCGCCTTGATCGCCTGTTCGGTGCCGTAGTGGTCGCCGGCAAACAGTACCGGCGAGGCCGGCTCCGGGTTGGGCATCGAGGTGTAGAGCAGATGCGAAACGCCGGCCGCCCTGGCGGCGGATACCGCGGCCTGATGCTGCTTGAGGCGCCGGCCGCTCTTGAGGTCGAGGTCGCCGGTCGAGATGATCAGCACGCGGTCGGCGCTCTTGAAGGCCTGTTCCAGCGAAACCTGATCGTTGAAGTCGGCTGCCCTGACGGTGATGCCGAGAGCCGCGAGATCGGCGAGGCTTTCGGGATTGCGCGTGGTGGCGATGATGCGCGCCGGCGCAATCTTCTGCGCTTCCAGCAGATGGCGGAGGACGCCGCGGCCAAGCTGGCCGGATGCGCCGGTGACGAGAAGGGTTTCGGTCATGGGAAGATCCTGATTTTGCGCCGAAGCGGCGGGTGCTCGTTATGGTCTCAAAAAGAGACCAGCACTAAATTAGGAATTGACCCGTTGCCGTAAAGAAGGCAGTTTTCAGGGAGGTAGGCACACGCAGGGAACCAGCAATGGACGGCAAGATCGTCAATCTGAAATCGAAGATCGAGATCTACAAAGCCATGACGGACGGCGCCAATTTCGCCGATTGCCCGGTTCGCGACGTCATGCAAGGCATTAACGGCAAATGGAGCCCGTTGCTGGTGATGGCGCTTGCGGAAAAACCCTATCGCTTCGGTGAACTGCGGCGGCTGGTGCCCGACATCTCGCAGCGCATGCTGACCCAGACGCTGCATGAGCTGCAGCGCGATGGCTACGTCCATCGCGAGGTGTTCCCGACCAAGCCGCCAAGTGTCGAATACAGCCTGACCGATCTCGGGCGTTCGATGTTCGGACCCTTGTACCAACTCGTCCAGTGGGCCGAACTCAACCATGACGCGGTGCGCGAAGCGCGGGCCGAATTCGACGCCGCGCAGGCCTGAGCCGCGATGCGTCAGCGCGGTGGCTTGATTTAGCCATGCCGCTGAAGGATTGTCCGGCCTTCGGGCTGGGCGGGCAATGCAAGAATCTCTCGATATCGCTATTGCCGGCGCCGGGCCGGCCGGGCTGGCCACGGCGCTCTATCTCAACCGGGCAGGGCACCGCGTCACCGTCTTCGAGCGGTTCGATGAGCCGAAGCCGGTCGGTTCCGGGCTGATCCTGCAGCCGACCGGGCTCAGCGTGCTGGCCGAGCTTGGCGTGCTCAACGACATCCTCTCACTGGGCAGCCGCATCGACCGGCTGCATGGCGCCGACGCCGGCAGCGGCCGAACGGTGCTTGACGTCCGCTACGACGCCCGGCGCGGCGGCCGCTTCGGGCTGGCGGTGCATCGTGCGGCGCTGTTCGGCGTGCTGTTCGGCGCCGCCCGGCGCGAGGCGATCACCATCGAGACCAATGTCGAGATCGAGGCGCTAGAGACCGGCGAGAGCGCGATGCTGGTCTGCGGCAAGGGACGCAAAGCCGGCTCGTTCGACCTGATCGTGGATGCCAGCGGCGCGCGCTCGAAGCTGCGCCAGGGCCTGAACGATCCGGCCGAGGCGCGGCCGCTGGCCTACGGCGCGTTCTGGACCTCCCTCGGCTGGAAGGGCGAGGGCTTTGACGAGAACGCCTTGCTGCAGCGCTACGACAAGGCGAGCGTGATGGTCGGCGTGCTGCCGATCGGCCGGCCCGAGCCCGGCGCCGAGAAGATGGCGGCCTTCTTCTGGAGCCTGAAGCCGGCGGATGTCGAAAGCGTCCGAGCCGCGGGGCTCGACGCGTGGAAGGCGAGGGTGGTTTCGCTGTGGCCGCAATGCGCTGCCTTCACCAGCCAGATCGACAGTTTCGAGCAGCTGTCGCTGGCGCGCTACGGCCACCACACAATGCGGCTGCCCTTCGGTCGGCGGCTGGCGGTGATTGGCGATGCCGCGCATTCGACCAGTCCGCAGCTTGGCCAGGGCGCCAACATGGCGCTGCTCGACGCGGCGGCACTCAGCCACGCGCTGTCGCGGGCGGGCAGCATCGATGCGGCGCTGGAGGCCTATGCCAAGGCGCGGCGCTGGCATGTGCGCGTCTTCCAGGCGCTGTCGCTGGCCTTCACGCCGTTCTATCAGTCGGATTCCGTGGCGCTGCCTTTCATCCGCGACCGGCTGGTGGCGACGATCGCCAAAATCCCGCCAGCGCCACAGTTCCTGGCGTCGATGGTGGCCGGAACGGTGATCGATCCGTTCAGGCGTATCGGGCTTCAGGAAGCGCGGTGGCCTGATCGCCCTGCCGGATGATCTCAGACAAATGCGAAGCCTTGGCGCGCAGGAAGGCCTCGAGGCGCTGCGGGTAATCCTGGTCGACCGCTTCCTCCACCGACCGCCGTTCGCCCAGTGCCTGGCGCCAATGCGCGACCATCGGCTTTTCATCGAGGATGCCGAAATCGCCGATCCGGTCGAAGACGTCGAAATAGCGGAAGATCGGTCCGTAGACGGCGTCGACCAGTGAAAAATGCGCACCGGCGAACCAGGAGCCCTGGCTTGTGCGGCCTGTCAGTTCCGCCTCCAGCCGATCGAACATCGCCGACAGCCCGCTGGCTTCGGCTTGGAAAGCGGCCTCGCTGGAAGCGGAGTAGAACCGGCCGATGGCGTTCAGAATGGCCGAGCCGAACTCGATCCAGGCGCGGTGCCGGGCGCGGGTCAGCGGGATGCAGCGGATTGGCTTCGGTTTCCTCGAGGAATTCGAGGATCACCGCCGATTCGAAAATCACCGTTTCCTCGCCGTCCTGATGGACGCGCAGCAGCGGCACCTTGCCGAGCGGCGAGATCGCCCTGAACCAGGCCGGCTTGTCGGCGAGATCGATGGTGATGCGCTCGAACGGCACGCCCTTCTCGGTAAGTGAGATCGCCGCGCGCTGCACATAGGGGCACAGATGATGGCTGACGAGGGTGAGCTTGCCGGCCATCTTACTCTCCCCAGACATAGTTGAGTGCGCCGTCCTCGACGCGGGTCGAGAGGAACATCAGGCGTGCGTTTTTCGGCGCCGGGCCTTCGAGGCGGTCGCCGCTCGCCATGTCGAAGGATGCGCCGTGCCATTGGCAGACGAGCTTGCCGTCCTTGCAATCGAGGGGTCCGCCAAAATGCAGGCAGGCGTTCGCCGCCGCGCGGACGCGGTCGCCGCTGCGCCAGACATGCACCTCGCGGCCGAAGAACGGGGCAATCAGGCTGCCCGTCTCCGGGATGTCGGCGATCTTGCAGATTTCGTGCTTCATCGGATTTGCCTTTCATGCCGATGCAATTGCATCTATATAGATGCAGATGCATTGATCGTCAAGCTTGATGCAATTGCATCTACCTCCTATGATCGGGAATGACCGAGAAAGCCTCCCCTTCGCCGGCCGCTATCAAGGCCTGGGCCCGCCTGATGCGCGTTTCACGCCAGCTGGTGGAAAAGGTCGAGGATACGCTGAAGGAGAACGGCCTGCCACCGCTTGCCTGGTACGACGTGCTGCACGAGCTTGCCGAAGCGGGCGAGGGCGGGCTGCGGCCGTTCCAGCTGATCGAGCGGACCTTGTTCGCGCAATACAACATCTCGCGGCTGCTCGCCCGGCTCGAGGCCCACGGCCTGGTCGAGAAGCTGCCGGTGGCCGATGACGGCCGCGGCCAGACCATCCGCATCACCGGCAGCGGGCGCGAGACGCGCCGCCGGATGTGGGCCGTCTACGGGCGGTCGATCGCCGAGCTGGTGGGCGACAGGCTTGCGGTCGTGGAACTGGAAATGCTGGCGGGCCTGCTCGGGCGGTTGCGCGATCCGCCTGCCGGCGACTGAGCCAACCCAAACCTGGCGGTTTGCGCGCTGCATTCGGATACCAAAATGATTTTCTCCATTTTCTCCTTGCGTCGGGAGCAGGATTGCGCAATAAGCCGAACCGTAACGTACGGTACTCCGCTGGAAGCGGACGTGACCTCTCATCAGGCGAGAAAGAAACGTGTTGCAGGCGGGCGCCGACATCGACAGCAGCGAGACGCTGACGGAGCGGCAGCAGGCCGTTCTGGATGCAGCGCTGCGCCTGCTGGTCGAGGAGGGCGACAGCCTGACCATGACCGCGGTGGCGCGGCGGGCGAGCTGTTCTAAGGAAACGCTCTACAAATGGTTCGGCGATCGCGACGGGCTGTTGACGGCGACGGTGCAATGGCAGGCCTCCAAGGTGCGCGTGGCGCCGGTCGACCGCAAGGGTCTCGACCTTGCCTCGCTGACGGCAAGCCTCGAACGCTTCGCCTCGGACTGGTTGAAAGTGATCTCCAGCGATACATCGATCGCGCTGAACCGGGTGGCGGTCGGCCATGCCGGCTCCGGCAAGGACGATCTCGGCGCCATCGTGCTGCAGAACGGACGCTTCGCGCTGGCCAGGCGCCTGAAGCCGGTGCTGGAAGCCGGCCGGCAGGCCGGGCTGCTCGACTTCGCGGACGCCGAGACGGCATTCCGCAGCTTCTTCGGGCTGGTCGCCCGCGACGTGCAGATCCGTCTGCTGCTCGGGGACCGGCTGGAATTGACTGAGGCGACTATCGGCGGCGATGCCGTCCGGGCGACGCAGCAGTTTCTCGCTCTCTACGGAGCAAAAACCGGGCCGCAAGGCCTCTGATCTTCAAACGGGAAGGAAGACGAAAATGCGTGTCTATTACGATCGTGACGCCGATCTCAACCTGATCAAGGGCAAGAAGGTTGCCATCATCGGCTATGGCAGCCAGGGCCGGGCGCATGCGCTCAACCTCAAGGAGTCCGGTGTCAAGGAGATCGCCATCGGCCTCAAGGCCGGCTCGGCAACCGCCAAGAAGGTCGAGGCCGACGGGCTCAAGGTGCTGAGCGTCGCGGACGCCGCCAAATGGGCCGACCTGATGATGATGGCGACGCCTGACGAGCTGCAGGCCGACATCTACAAGAACGAAATCGCGCCGAACATCCGTGATGGCGCGGCGATCGCCTTCGCGCATGGCCTCAACGTGCATTTCGGCCTGATCGAGCCGAAGTCGACCGTGGACGTCGTCATGATCGCGCCGAAGGGGCCGGGCCACACGGTGCGCGGCGAATACCAGAAGGGCGGCGGCGTGCCGTGCCTGGTCGCCGTCAACCATGATGCTTCCGGCAACGCGCTCGACCTGGCGCTCTCCTACGCCTGCGGCGTCGGCGGCGGCCGTTCGGGCATCATCGAGACCAATTTCCGCGAGGAATGCGAGACCGACCTGTTCGGCGAGCAGGTGGTGCTGTGCGGCGGCCTGGTCGAGCTGATCCGCGCCGGCTTCGAGACGCTGGTGGAAGCCGGCTACGCGCCGGAAATGGCCTATTTCGAGTGCCTGCACGAGGTGAAGCTGATCGTCGACCTGATCTATGAGGGCGGCATCGCCAACATGAACTACTCGATCTCGAACACCGCCGAGTGGGGCGAATATGTCTCTGGCCCGCGTATCATCACCGCCGAGACCAAGGCCGAGATGAAGCGCGTGCTGAAGGACATCCAGACCGGCAAGTTCACCTCGGAATGGATGCAGGAATACCGTGCCGGCCTGGCGCGCTTCAAGGGCATCCGCCGCAACAACGACAGCCACCAGATCGAAGAGGTGGGTTCGAAGCTGCGCGCTATGATGCCGTGGATCGCCAAGAACAAGCTGGTCGACAAGGCCAAGAACTAATTCGAAATCTCAAGATTGCGCGATGGAGCCGGCGGAGCAATCCGCCGGCTCTTTCGTGCCAGCTTGTCGGTTAGCCAGAGGCGGAGCTTCAGCCGTAATGCCAGTGCGGCTTCGGCTCGGTGCCGGCGAACTCGACGCCGATGCGGTCGTCGCGGCGCCAGCGCACCACGGCCTTGTAGCCAATGCCGTCGGTCGGCACATAGAGCAGGAACTCGTCGGGCACGCGCGCCTCGATTGGCACTTTCAGCTCGGCGCCGCCGGGATGCATGTTGCGCAGCGTGCACTTGACCTCGGAATTGGCGATGCCGGTCAGGATCGACGCGCCTTTCAGCACGCGCTGCCTGCGCTTGTCCCTGTGTTCGTCCTCGGCCATGGCATTCCGCTTGCGGGCGATCCGCTCCGCCCATTCGATAGACCCGGCTGATGAACAGCGCGTTAGCGCCGGTGGTGTCTGGCGGGTGCCCCCAAGGCAAAAAACGGCGCCGCGAGGCGCGACGCCGTTTGAGCATTCTTCGATCCGTTGCCGCTCAGCTATACGGCGACCAGCACTGCTGGCGCGGCCCGTTATAGGGCTGGAACGTATTGTCCCAGGCCCGGTACGAACGGTAGCGGTCGTAGCACCACTGGATGTGCGCGTTGGACAGACGCTGCGTGCGGTAGATGCGGCGGGGCTGATAGTAGCGCGGATAGGGATCGTAATAGTTGCCGTAGGCCAGACTGCCCAAGCCCAGGCCGAGGCCCAGGCCCAAAATGGCGGCATCGGAGTCCCTGAAATGACGGCGATGATGGTGGCGTCTCCAGCGCCAGTCGTCGCCATCCCAGTTACGATCACCGTCCCAATTGCGGGAGAAATTGCGCTCGCGGAAA
This window encodes:
- a CDS encoding ATP-dependent DNA helicase, translated to MEFSPQQDEALKAVARWLKEGRPQIFRLFGYAGTGKTTLARYFAEHVDGQVQFAAFTGKAAQVLRSKGAVNARTIHSLIYRPKGEESVSDEVTGKTSISPTFSLNRQSPIARAKLVVIDECSMVDEQLGRDLMSFGTPILVLGDPAQLPPISGGGFFTEHEPDVLLTEIHRQARDNPIIRLALDVREGREFMRGDYGTVQVIGKEDVNQELVLKADQVLVGTNRTRRRYNQRLRELKGFNADFPQAGDKLVCLRNDPAKGLLNGSLWKVMTSSRETVKPGINLLVSPEEDDPDRGVAKIKLLKAAFEDPDAEIPWQQKKRFDDFDYGYALTVHKAQGSQWNDVVLFDESWAFKETRQRWLYTAITRAAERLTVVR
- a CDS encoding nitrile hydratase accessory protein → MSRREDLPAGFDEPVFAEPWQAEAFAMTVALHDKGLFSWSEWADALAAEVKRPDAASDGHDYYEHWLAALESLLSAKGVAGKNDVDALAAAWERAAHATPHGKPILLENDPGSIP
- a CDS encoding pyridoxine 5'-phosphate synthase, producing MPAKLSVNLNAIAMLRNRRDLPWPSVIGLGRIALAAGAHGLTVHPRPDERHTRRTDLPQIRALIDDEFPKAEFNIEGHPTEEFLALVEQHQPDQVTLVPDDPSQATSDHGWNFIADAAFLTPIVKRLKKGGFRVSLFSDSDPGGINAARDTGADRVELYTGPYGSCHSDSAKAAKELERLGKTADAAFAAGLQVNAGHDLTVDNLPALARRIPALAEVSIGHGLTADALEYGMAGTVGRFLGACGW
- the nthB gene encoding nitrile hydratase subunit beta translates to MNGPQDLGGQMGFGPVAPEKDEPYFHAAWERRALGVTLTAGAMGAWNIDESRHARESLHPADYYSSSYYQIWIKALEVLLKRHGFVTESDLKAGKAVDPAATPKRVLKAENVPAALAKGGPCNRPIATPARFKAGERVQTKNFNPTGHTRLPRYARGKQGTVEAVRDNFVFPDSNAHGRGENPQWVYTVVFDGTEIWGEGADPMLTVSIDAWESYLEPA
- a CDS encoding STAS/SEC14 domain-containing protein translates to MNFLDAVPAIRRIDTDRDTLFAIDVVGHVAPADAENLFGLLEAAYALHPKIDVLVRMVDHEGVDWANVLDDTVKQGTAHALEHVRRCAAVGEPDWVPYAQGFFAAPLPFELRHFEAEDEADAWRWLGARPIGRR
- a CDS encoding SDR family oxidoreductase, which gives rise to MTETLLVTGASGQLGRGVLRHLLEAQKIAPARIIATTRNPESLADLAALGITVRAADFNDQVSLEQAFKSADRVLIISTGDLDLKSGRRLKQHQAAVSAARAAGVSHLLYTSMPNPEPASPVLFAGDHYGTEQAIKASGIAYTIFRNGWYQENLFLALPHAIASGKWYTSAGDGRIAHAARDDMAAAIAAGLASSSTESRIYTLTGPQAYTTSEIAALVSEVTGKPLDVIQLPDEALTEGVKAAGVPEEFARVIVSFDANTRSGRIGMVTDAIETLSGRKPQSLKQFLETNKAALAG
- a CDS encoding potassium transporter Kup, which produces MALANTGSEAEPVDQSSHPEIEQHSTKVLMLGALGVVYGDIGTSPIYAFREALVASSGGEVAERGDILGVLSLIIWSLTIIVTIKYIMFVLRADNRGEGGVLSLMALARGSFPTRSAIILGVGIVGASLFFGDAVITPAISVLSAVEGMNVVTPAFQPYVVPLTLVILAILFSVQRFGTGGVALIFGPITAVWFLAIGLSGLNHIIDDPEILLAVSPHYIVAFLIHSPDVAFVTIGAIFLAVTGAEALYADLGHFGRKPIVLAWLAIVFPCLLLNYAGQGAFVLAKNGVVGHPFFEMNEGWTLIPMVVLATAATVIASQAVISGAFSLTRQAVQLNMLPRLEILHTSEKQSGQIYMPRVNLLLALVVMLLVVGFGESSKLASAYGISVTGNMLVTTVLLYVVMSRIWKWQSWLAISLTALFAFIDIGFFASNIVKVFEGGWASLAVAFAIIMAMWTWVRGSRYLFDKTRRNEIPLDFLAGNLLKKKPQLVSGTAVFLTSDPLSAPTALMHSLKHYKVLHEQNVILSVVTAPQPVVPDSDRVKMETVNELFMRVTLTFGYMEQPNIPRALAICRKQGWKFDIMTTSFFLSRRSLKASPNSGMPLWQDRLFIGLARTAADATEYFQIPTGRVVEIGTQVAI